From Leptotrichia wadei, one genomic window encodes:
- the trpD gene encoding anthranilate phosphoribosyltransferase: MILMIDNYDSFVFNVEQYLKEMTDDEVITVRNDAITIDDIKKMNPDKIIFSPGPKHPKDSRICLEILNNIDELGNIPILGICLGHQAIGMNFGGEIRRLENPLHGKTSKITVLSENSVLFKNLPKKFKVMRYHSLYVDNIPEELEVTARSEDGIAMAVEHKSKNIFGIQFHPESFFTEYGKNMIRNFLNIEVSENLQNNKNFENSKKKGNFENMDKYLKKLQENIALTDTDFREICKIIDDKSYDIVQLGALLVLISEKSLYPESLTAFVNNILEYSTTFEDKTPMIDVCGTGGDGFKTINISTAVAFILGAMGVTVAKHGNRAISSKSGSSDVLDKLGVPLEKSLATQIEKLHKKNLAFFHAPFFHKLVGEVREVRSRLGIRTVFNILGPLLHPNTKLKYQLVGLYHEPVHRLYAETLQLLGREHALVVRGNDGLDEITICDDTKIIEVKGDQILEYTISPESFGFKRAFHSEIEGGTAEENAEILKRILKGEEKSAKFDIVVLNAMFGLYTADVVDHPAKAKDMVLEAIESGKVYEFYKNYTK, from the coding sequence ATGATTTTAATGATTGACAATTACGACTCGTTTGTTTTTAATGTTGAGCAATATTTGAAGGAAATGACTGACGATGAAGTAATTACTGTGAGAAATGATGCAATTACAATTGATGATATAAAAAAAATGAATCCTGATAAAATAATCTTTTCTCCAGGTCCAAAACATCCGAAAGATAGCAGAATTTGCCTTGAAATTTTAAATAATATTGATGAACTGGGGAATATTCCAATTTTGGGGATTTGCCTTGGGCATCAGGCAATTGGGATGAATTTTGGTGGAGAAATAAGAAGGCTTGAAAATCCGTTGCATGGTAAGACTTCAAAAATTACAGTTTTATCGGAAAATTCTGTGTTATTTAAAAACTTGCCAAAAAAATTTAAAGTCATGAGGTATCATTCGCTTTATGTTGACAATATTCCAGAAGAGCTTGAAGTTACGGCAAGGTCTGAAGATGGGATTGCGATGGCTGTGGAACACAAAAGTAAAAATATTTTTGGAATACAGTTTCATCCAGAATCATTTTTTACAGAATATGGAAAAAATATGATACGAAACTTTTTAAATATTGAAGTTTCAGAAAATTTGCAAAACAATAAAAATTTTGAAAATAGTAAAAAGAAAGGAAACTTTGAAAACATGGATAAATATTTGAAAAAATTACAGGAAAATATTGCATTGACAGATACTGATTTTAGAGAAATCTGTAAAATTATTGATGATAAAAGTTATGATATTGTACAGCTTGGAGCATTGCTTGTGCTAATTTCAGAAAAAAGCCTTTATCCAGAATCATTAACTGCTTTTGTAAATAATATTTTAGAATACAGCACAACTTTTGAAGATAAAACTCCAATGATTGATGTCTGCGGAACTGGTGGCGATGGATTCAAAACAATAAATATTTCAACAGCTGTCGCATTTATTCTGGGAGCAATGGGAGTAACTGTCGCAAAACATGGAAACCGTGCAATTTCCAGCAAAAGTGGAAGTAGCGATGTACTTGATAAATTAGGAGTACCACTTGAAAAATCACTGGCAACCCAAATTGAAAAGCTGCACAAAAAAAATCTTGCCTTTTTCCATGCTCCATTTTTTCATAAATTAGTTGGAGAAGTACGAGAAGTTAGAAGCCGTCTTGGAATAAGAACTGTCTTTAACATTTTAGGACCGCTTCTTCATCCAAATACAAAGTTGAAATATCAGTTAGTCGGACTTTACCATGAACCTGTTCACAGATTATATGCTGAAACATTACAATTATTAGGAAGAGAACATGCGTTGGTTGTTCGTGGAAATGATGGACTTGATGAAATTACGATTTGCGATGATACAAAAATTATCGAAGTAAAAGGAGATCAAATTCTTGAATATACAATTTCTCCTGAAAGTTTCGGATTTAAAAGAGCTTTTCATTCTGAAATCGAAGGTGGAACAGCAGAAGAAAATGCTGAAATTTTAAAGAGAATATTAAAAGGTGAAGAAAAATCTGCAAAATTTGATATAGTTGTGTTAAATGCGATGTTTGGACTTTATACTGCGGATGTGGTAGATCACCCTGCAAAAGCAAAGGATATGGTTTTAGAAGCAATTGAAAGTGGGAAGGTTTATGAGTTTTATAAAAATTATACAAAGTAA
- a CDS encoding DUF5301 domain-containing protein — MSFIKIIQSKFLILITLILAILGFFLYNTSTRKINFNPEKIARIEVFSKERKIKDINSPNKIDDIVKILQQLRSRTESVNDFPNLEKYYWLKIEELKVYIYENDKKYYVEVPYNAIYLINKSQYNKLLEIVK, encoded by the coding sequence ATGAGTTTTATAAAAATTATACAAAGTAAGTTTTTGATTTTAATAACTTTAATATTGGCTATTTTAGGATTTTTTCTTTATAATACCAGTACAAGAAAAATCAATTTTAATCCCGAAAAAATTGCTAGAATAGAAGTTTTTAGCAAAGAGAGAAAAATTAAAGATATAAATTCTCCTAATAAAATAGATGACATTGTAAAAATATTGCAACAATTGAGAAGTAGAACAGAATCTGTAAATGATTTTCCAAATCTAGAAAAATATTATTGGTTAAAAATAGAAGAACTAAAGGTTTATATTTATGAGAATGATAAAAAATATTATGTAGAAGTTCCGTATAATGCTATTTATCTAATAAACAAAAGTCAATATAATAAATTGTTGGAAATAGTGAAATAA
- a CDS encoding DUF3990 domain-containing protein, which produces MKLYHGSNVKVKNPRIITNTRLLDFGYGFYLTSDFKQAKKWAKLTQKRRQQGIATVSVYEISKEQLKNLKVLYFESANREWLKFVTQNRSNNIINNENWDIIIGPVANDNTMPVINLYLNGIYDENEALKRLLPQNLKDQYTFKTEKALKYLKFLEVEL; this is translated from the coding sequence ATGAAATTGTATCATGGAAGTAATGTCAAAGTAAAAAATCCTAGAATTATCACAAATACTAGGCTCTTAGATTTTGGATATGGTTTTTATCTAACTTCGGATTTTAAACAGGCTAAAAAATGGGCAAAGCTGACTCAAAAACGGAGACAACAAGGAATTGCAACCGTTTCCGTGTATGAAATAAGCAAGGAGCAATTAAAGAATTTGAAAGTTTTATATTTTGAATCAGCCAATAGAGAATGGCTTAAATTTGTTACTCAAAATAGAAGCAATAATATAATAAATAATGAAAATTGGGATATTATAATAGGACCTGTTGCAAACGATAATACAATGCCTGTTATCAATCTCTATTTAAATGGAATCTACGATGAAAACGAGGCTTTAAAAAGACTTTTACCTCAAAATCTTAAAGACCAGTATACTTTTAAAACAGAAAAGGCTCTTAAATATTTAAAATTTTTGGAGGTGGAATTATGA
- a CDS encoding DUF3791 domain-containing protein → MSKEMNFFIYLLEKYADKKNKNASDILKEWDKLNITQLIYDMYEKYHTETLENAFEDIDKILESKRN, encoded by the coding sequence ATGTCTAAAGAAATGAATTTTTTTATATATTTATTGGAAAAGTATGCAGATAAAAAAAATAAAAATGCGAGTGATATTTTAAAAGAATGGGATAAACTTAATATAACGCAATTAATATACGATATGTATGAAAAATATCATACGGAAACTTTAGAAAACGCATTTGAAGATATTGATAAAATTTTAGAAAGTAAAAGAAATTGA
- a CDS encoding indole-3-glycerol phosphate synthase TrpC encodes MDILEKIKIKRDIQLEEELKSFKQPSLKKALNQKGIQIIGEIKRASPSKGKIAKDDFDLLKQAQSYVDKGVSAFSILTEKEYFKGENDFIKIVREKFPEMPILRKDFIYTPFQVAHAKFLGASAILLIVRMLDDKMLLELHKLAQDLEMDVLVETHDEEEIKRALKIPNLEILGINNRNLNTFEVDIRTTEKLINEIPSDVLKNLTIVSESGFLSKEDVEYAEKLNVDGLLIGEALMKGLI; translated from the coding sequence ATGGATATTTTAGAAAAAATAAAAATTAAAAGAGATATACAGCTTGAAGAAGAATTAAAGTCTTTTAAGCAACCATCTTTAAAAAAGGCACTTAATCAAAAAGGAATTCAGATTATTGGGGAAATTAAGAGAGCTTCTCCATCGAAGGGAAAAATTGCAAAAGATGATTTTGATTTGTTAAAACAGGCACAAAGTTATGTGGATAAAGGAGTTTCAGCTTTTTCGATATTGACAGAAAAGGAATATTTTAAAGGGGAGAATGATTTTATAAAAATTGTAAGGGAAAAATTTCCAGAAATGCCGATTTTGAGGAAGGATTTTATTTATACTCCGTTTCAGGTGGCTCATGCTAAGTTTTTGGGGGCTTCGGCAATTTTGCTGATTGTGAGAATGCTGGATGATAAGATGCTTTTGGAACTTCATAAGCTGGCACAGGATTTGGAAATGGATGTTTTGGTAGAAACTCATGATGAAGAGGAAATAAAAAGGGCTTTAAAGATTCCAAATTTGGAAATTTTGGGGATAAATAACCGAAATTTGAATACTTTTGAAGTTGATATTAGAACTACGGAAAAACTGATAAATGAAATTCCAAGCGATGTTTTGAAAAATTTGACTATTGTAAGTGAAAGTGGATTTTTGTCAAAAGAGGATGTGGAATATGCAGAAAAATTGAATGTGGATGGGCTGCTGATTGGAGAGGCACTTATGAAGGGGCTTATTTAA
- a CDS encoding phosphoribosylanthranilate isomerase, which yields MEKKENNVATDDFTENATKLKVCGIRSITEINELKTLDIDYFGCIFAKSARQVDTELAAKIARIAHRHGKKTVGVFVNAMIENVVKIVEETGIDVVQLHGDESVEYCVELTKKLEKLYEKSCFRKRKNFPPKTKLWKVFGVTDELPDIADYKQYIEYPLFDAKGENRGGNGIVFDWDILKDLEEYSFVLAGGLSAENICEALECKPAILDVNSKVEVNNKKNKKLVEEVVNLVKKGK from the coding sequence TTGGAGAAAAAAGAAAATAATGTGGCAACTGATGATTTTACAGAAAATGCTACTAAATTGAAGGTTTGCGGGATTAGGAGCATTACTGAAATTAATGAATTAAAAACTTTGGATATTGATTATTTTGGATGTATTTTTGCGAAGAGTGCAAGGCAGGTAGATACGGAGCTTGCGGCTAAGATTGCTAGGATTGCGCATAGGCACGGGAAGAAAACTGTTGGAGTATTTGTGAATGCGATGATTGAGAATGTTGTGAAAATTGTGGAGGAAACTGGAATTGATGTTGTGCAGCTGCATGGGGATGAATCGGTGGAATACTGTGTGGAGCTTACGAAAAAATTGGAAAAACTTTATGAGAAAAGCTGCTTTAGAAAGCGTAAAAATTTTCCGCCTAAAACTAAACTTTGGAAGGTTTTTGGAGTAACTGATGAACTTCCAGATATTGCAGATTATAAGCAGTATATTGAATATCCGTTGTTTGATGCGAAGGGAGAAAATCGTGGGGGAAATGGGATTGTTTTTGACTGGGATATTTTGAAAGATTTGGAGGAATATTCATTTGTGCTGGCTGGAGGGCTTTCGGCTGAAAATATTTGTGAGGCGCTTGAATGTAAGCCTGCGATTTTGGATGTAAACAGTAAAGTTGAGGTTAATAATAAAAAAAATAAAAAATTAGTTGAGGAAGTTGTAAATTTAGTAAAAAAGGGAAAATAA
- the trpB gene encoding tryptophan synthase subunit beta — protein sequence MGNKHFNEKAYFGQFGGQFVPETAMFALAELEAEYEKLKNDKKFFEEFDDLLKNYVGRETPLYYAKNLSEYYNHDIYLKREDLNHTGAHKINNALGQVLLAKKMGKKKVIAETGAGQHGVATATAAALLGLECDVYMGAVDIERQKLNVFRMELLGARVISIEDGLKTLKEATTAAIQSWVAEIETVFYVIGSVVGPHPYPTIVRDFQSIIGYETKAQLDELGKHADHVIACVGGGSNAIGIFSAFINDNSTKLYGVEAGGYGIDTDMHAATLTLGKPGIIHGMKTYVLQNKYGQISPVHSISAGLDYPGVGPEHSHLFDTKRVTYAPVTDDEAMKALMLVTRKEGIIPAIESSHALAYLEKLCPALSKDKRETIVVNVSGRGDKDMHTVFSVLKDKESGGENGIYELNGGFENE from the coding sequence ATGGGAAATAAACATTTTAATGAAAAGGCATATTTTGGGCAATTTGGTGGGCAATTTGTGCCAGAAACTGCTATGTTTGCTTTGGCGGAACTGGAAGCAGAGTATGAAAAATTGAAGAATGATAAGAAATTTTTTGAGGAATTTGATGATTTGTTAAAAAATTATGTTGGGCGTGAAACTCCGCTTTATTATGCAAAAAATTTAAGCGAATATTATAATCACGATATTTACTTGAAAAGAGAGGATTTGAATCATACAGGTGCTCATAAAATTAATAATGCGCTTGGGCAGGTTTTGCTTGCTAAGAAAATGGGGAAGAAAAAAGTGATTGCTGAAACTGGGGCTGGACAACATGGAGTTGCGACTGCTACTGCTGCCGCTCTATTAGGTTTGGAATGTGATGTTTATATGGGAGCTGTTGATATTGAACGGCAAAAACTGAATGTGTTCAGAATGGAACTTTTAGGTGCAAGAGTTATTTCAATTGAAGATGGGCTGAAAACATTAAAAGAAGCGACAACAGCGGCTATTCAGTCTTGGGTTGCTGAAATAGAAACTGTATTTTATGTAATCGGTTCAGTTGTAGGGCCTCATCCATATCCAACAATTGTACGTGATTTTCAGTCAATTATCGGATATGAAACAAAAGCACAACTTGATGAGCTTGGAAAACATGCTGATCATGTGATTGCCTGTGTTGGTGGCGGAAGTAATGCAATTGGGATTTTTAGTGCATTTATAAATGACAATTCAACTAAACTTTATGGAGTGGAAGCTGGAGGTTATGGAATTGACACAGATATGCATGCTGCCACATTGACGCTTGGAAAACCTGGAATTATTCACGGAATGAAAACTTATGTGCTGCAAAATAAATATGGGCAAATAAGTCCAGTTCATTCAATTTCCGCTGGACTTGACTATCCAGGAGTAGGTCCTGAACATTCGCATCTGTTTGACACGAAAAGGGTAACTTATGCACCAGTTACCGATGATGAGGCGATGAAGGCACTAATGCTCGTTACAAGAAAAGAAGGAATTATTCCAGCGATTGAAAGTTCACATGCTTTAGCATATCTTGAAAAATTATGTCCTGCACTTTCTAAAGACAAGAGGGAAACTATCGTTGTAAACGTGTCTGGACGTGGAGATAAGGATATGCATACTGTTTTTTCTGTATTAAAAGATAAGGAAAGTGGCGGAGAAAATGGAATTTATGAGTTAAATGGAGGTTTTGAAAATGAGTAA
- the trpA gene encoding tryptophan synthase subunit alpha — protein MSKKIIDVFKEKEKVNIGYIVAGFPSVDFTKQFLQNLDNTALDMLEVGIPYSDPLADGKLISHASFLASEAGVTTDTVFDLLTEIKDDISKPLIFLIYYNLIFAYGIDEFIKKCKKANIKGLIIPDLPYEEAFEMSEKLRENEIALIPLVSVTSGNRIKKIVSQGDGFIYAIGSLGVTGSKQVDLPRLESFIKEIRKVSDLPVSLGFGIKNNDNVNTMRKYADGVIVGTSIVDFTFKNDVNYTIQKINELFK, from the coding sequence ATGAGTAAAAAAATTATTGATGTTTTTAAGGAAAAAGAAAAAGTAAATATTGGCTATATTGTTGCAGGTTTTCCAAGTGTTGATTTTACAAAGCAATTTTTACAAAATTTAGATAACACGGCCCTTGATATGCTAGAAGTTGGTATTCCATATTCAGATCCGTTAGCTGATGGAAAATTAATTTCGCATGCATCATTTCTAGCTTCAGAAGCTGGAGTTACTACTGATACCGTATTTGATTTGCTAACTGAAATAAAAGACGATATTTCAAAACCTTTGATCTTTCTGATTTATTACAATCTAATATTTGCCTATGGAATTGATGAATTTATTAAAAAGTGTAAAAAAGCCAATATTAAAGGGTTAATCATCCCAGATCTGCCTTATGAGGAAGCCTTTGAAATGTCAGAAAAATTACGGGAAAATGAAATTGCTCTTATTCCGCTTGTAAGCGTTACTTCTGGAAATAGAATAAAAAAAATCGTTTCCCAAGGAGATGGCTTCATTTATGCAATCGGTTCGTTAGGAGTAACAGGTTCAAAACAGGTTGATTTACCACGTTTGGAATCATTTATCAAGGAAATAAGAAAAGTTTCAGATTTACCAGTTTCTTTGGGATTTGGAATAAAAAATAACGACAATGTCAATACAATGAGAAAATATGCGGATGGAGTAATTGTAGGGACAAGTATTGTTGATTTTACTTTTAAAAATGATGTAAATTATACGATTCAGAAAATTAATGAATTGTTTAAATAA